Proteins encoded together in one Calditerricola satsumensis window:
- a CDS encoding response regulator transcription factor: MEGTKVLIGDDDPNVCEIIRLYFEKQNLHVLEARNGEEVLALMEREKPDVVLLDVMMPGKDGFEVCREIRQRWDVPIIMLTAKDDEVDRVLGLELGADDYVTKPFSPRELVARIKAIFRRMDRQAKAADDGRPHLVFPRLEIDGRRRVVLVDGKPVPLRPKEFDLLLFLASSPGTVFTRDELLEQVWGYDYFGDTRTVDAHVKKVRQALKAIQPPCIQTVWGVGYKFEVPGDGGMET, from the coding sequence TGTTTGCGAGATCATCCGCCTGTACTTCGAAAAACAAAACCTCCATGTCCTCGAAGCCCGCAACGGCGAGGAAGTGTTGGCGCTGATGGAGCGGGAGAAGCCGGATGTCGTCCTCCTTGACGTGATGATGCCGGGAAAAGACGGCTTTGAAGTGTGTCGGGAAATTCGGCAGCGCTGGGACGTGCCGATTATCATGTTGACGGCCAAAGACGACGAGGTGGATCGCGTCCTTGGCCTCGAGCTGGGCGCCGACGACTATGTGACGAAGCCCTTCAGCCCGCGGGAACTGGTGGCGCGGATCAAGGCCATCTTTCGGCGCATGGACCGTCAAGCGAAGGCCGCCGACGACGGGCGGCCCCATCTCGTCTTTCCGCGCCTGGAAATCGATGGGCGGCGACGCGTGGTGCTCGTCGACGGCAAGCCGGTGCCGCTGCGGCCGAAGGAGTTTGACCTTCTCCTGTTCCTGGCTTCCTCGCCGGGGACGGTCTTTACGCGGGACGAGCTGCTCGAACAAGTGTGGGGGTACGACTATTTCGGCGACACGCGCACCGTCGACGCCCACGTGAAAAAGGTGCGCCAGGCCCTGAAGGCGATTCAGCCCCCGTGCATCCAGACGGTGTGGGGCGTGGGGTACAAGTTTGAGGTGCCCGGCGATGGCGGTATGGAAACGTAG